One Hordeum vulgare subsp. vulgare chromosome 4H, MorexV3_pseudomolecules_assembly, whole genome shotgun sequence DNA window includes the following coding sequences:
- the LOC123446329 gene encoding noroxomaritidine synthase-like: protein MSIFFSLKLPIFTPLLLLVALWLRFKSSTSKNTSVLPTNWPIIHMLPSFIANLHKVHDYFAEGLAEISHNSRVYTPQGRIFVTCDPANVRHIFTTNHANFPKGAEFAAIFDIMDGGFFTVDGELWRRQRPKFQRVLSNPQLVASMAACCHNKVKNGLLPLFAHIGRTGTPFDMQEVIARFMFDLAAMPLFGVDPGLLSSSMPAMDVAVAMDTVMEVGFLRHVMPSSCWKVMRWLNIGPERKLHAAHTMLRGFVADMIERKKIYGGLVSNDNEQDGVDILSSYIDDPDFSNDDLLCAMLISFMLAGRDTIGTTLTWIFYILAHNPTIVSIIRNELTPIATRKVAMAMGAMVVFEPEETKSLVYLKAVLYEALRLYPPGPFERKTVVADDIMPSGHKVKAGEMVLISIYSMGRMEGIWGKDCHDYKPQRWLSEDGKKLRYIPSHKFLSFNSGPRMCPGKDIAVMQMKTVVATLVWNFEMEVVEQQSIQTKLSCTLQMKNGLKMKLKKREM from the coding sequence ATGTCGATTTTCTTCTCGCTAAAGCTGCCCATCTTCACGCCACTCTTGCTTCTTGTTGCCCTATGGTTGCGGTTCAAATCCAGTACATCAAAGAACACATCAGTGCTACCCACAAACTGGCCAATAATACACATGTTGCCTTCTTTCATTGCCAACCTCCATAAGGTGCATGACTACTTTGCCGAGGGCCTTGCCGAAATAAGCCACAATTCCAGGGTATATACACCTCAAGGGCGCATCTTCGTCACTTGTGACCCTGCGAATGTCCGACACATATTCACGACGAACCATGCAAACTTTCCCAAGGGTGCAGAATTCGCAGCTATCTTCGACATCATGGATGGAGGCTTCTTCACCGTTGATGGTGAGTTGTGGCGTCGGCAGCGCCCGAAGTTCCAGAGAGTGCTCAGCAACCCACAGTTGGTTGCCAGTATGGCGGCTTGCTGCCACAACAAGGTGAAGAATGGCCTCCTCCCATTGTTTGCCCACATCGGAAGGACCGGCACCCCATTCGACATGCAAGAAGTGATTGCGAGGTTTATGTTTGACCTAGCTGCCATGCCTCTCTTTGGTGTGGACCCTGGCCTCCTATCGTCGAGCATGCCGGCCATGGACGTTGCGGTCGCCATGGACACAGTGATGGAGGTAGGATTTCTCCGGCACGTAATGCCGTCCTCTTGCTGGAAGGTTATGAGGTGGCTAAACATTGGCCCTGAGAGAAAACTGCATGCTGCGCATACAATGCTACGAGGGTTCGTCGCAGATATGATTGAAAGGAAGAAGATCTATGGAGGACTTGTTTCTAATGACAATGAGCAAGATGGGGTGGATATTCTATCTTCCTATATCGACGACCCAGACTTTTCCAATGATGATTTACTCTGTGCAATGCTCATTAGCTTCATGCTCGCTGGGAGGGATACAATAGGCACAACCTTGACATGGATATTTTACATCCTCGCACATAATCCAACCATCGTGTCAATCATTCGCAATGAGCTCACACCCATTGCAACACGCAAAGTAGCCATGGCTATGGGTGCCATGGTGGTCTTTGAGCCAGAAGAGACCAAATCCCTAGTTTATCTAAAAGCTGTCTTGTACGAGGCACTCAGGTTGTACCCACCGGGACCTTTCGAGCGCAAGACAGTGGTCgccgatgatatcatgccaagtgGCCATAAGGTGAAGGCCGGCGAGATGGTCCTTATTTCTATCTACTCCATGGGGAGGATGGAGGGCATAtggggcaaagattgtcacgactATAAACCACAAAGGTGGCTCTCGGAAGATGGCAAAAAACTAAGATACATACCTTCTCACAAGTTTTTATCCTTCAACTCGGGCCCGAGGATGTGTCCCGGCAAGGACATTGCTGTTATGCAGATGAAAACCGTCGTCGCCACATTGGTGTGGAACTTCGAAATGGAAGTGGTGGAACAGCAAAGCATCCAGACCAAGCTATCTTGCACTCTACAGATGAAAAATGGGCTCAAAATGAAGCTAAAGAAGAGGGAAATGTAA